One genomic region from Athalia rosae chromosome 3, iyAthRosa1.1, whole genome shotgun sequence encodes:
- the LOC105686883 gene encoding zinc finger protein 431-like isoform X1, translated as MALESNGSNVVWLSSSRPDQIQQHVIKEDPLQIEAAEEQRHLQQQQHRYQRSLIKIPNQQNQQIGQPVKCSMFTQTEQTNSFTQTEQSNSSYSDQRQQSTMFDPQQIQQQQAPQGQQSQQQQSQQMYVTGTEKKEDKSQPSATAEFPFYYNVNMLQKVQTNAVSTIGAITTDDKGCYRFDVQPVGYNTLLNQMSIAAATNATFKCDICGLVFGHMSLLNHHKRIHNTTPSNLQQQPQQVVQAPTTVTVASTQDRPYTCDVCGACFALPGELKSHKTNMHQKPKIQICEDCGSDEPCEHHPTKVKKTIKPGHHPVKRRGVTSVTKCHKCNGTGIIFIGKDEDKLNSGISSLAKCGGCKATGRVTIGSGKQNSQNQPEKPFHCNVCDGTFSRYSSLWSHKRLHSGDKPFKCEVCGLAFAKAAYLKNHGRVHTGEKPFKCTVCGMQFSQSPHLKNHERIHSGERPYQCEVCEKTFARHSTLWNHRRIHTGEKPYRCNICGSAFNQATHLKNHAKVHTGEKPHRCDICEIGFSDRFALKRHRAIHEKYGQTARNQNSNNANSAQQANTSNQQQQQQQQQQQQQQQQQQQQQQQQQQQQQQQAQQQGPPAQQVVVVNSATPVTVSQGQGQGQSQGQAVMLDEVYKCQVAFPEPK; from the exons ATGGCCCTGGAATCAAATGGTAGCAACGTCGTGTGGTTAAGCTCATCACGGCCCGATCAGATACAGCAG CACGTGATAAAGGAAGATCCGCTACAAATCGAGGCAGCTGAAGAGCAGCGTCAcctacaacaacaacagcacaGGTACCAACGAAGTCTGATTAAAATTCCAAATCAACAGAATCAACAAATTGGACAACCGGTCAAGTGTTCCATGTTCACTCAGACTGAACAAACCAATAGTTTTACACAAACAGAGCAGAGCAACTCCAGCTATAGTGATCAGCGACAG CAATCCACGATGTTTGACCCACAACAAATCCAACAACAGCAAGCTCCCCAGGGTCAGCAGtctcagcagcagcagtctCAACAGATGTACGTGACTGgaactgaaaaaaaggaagacaaGTCCCAGCCATCTGCTACGGCGGAATTTCCATTTTACTACAATGTCAACATGCTTCAGAAGGTTCAAACGAACGCAGTAAGCACAATCGGCGCTATTACAACTGATGATAAAGGCTGTTATCGGTTTGACGTGCAACCTGTGGGTTATAATACCTTGCTGAATCAAATGAGTATAGCTGCGGCAACGAACGCAACTTTCAAGTGTGACATTTGTGGACTAGTTTTTGGTCATATGAGTTTATTAAATCATCATAAAAGAATCCACAATACAACACCAAGCAACCTACAACAACAACCACAGCAAGTAGTCCAAGCGCCAACAACCGTTACAGTGGCAAGCACTCAGGATCGGCCTTACACTTGTGACGTGTGCGGTGCGTGCTTTGCTCTCCCTGGAGAATTGAAAAGCCACAAAACAAACATGCATCAAAAgcctaaaattcaaatttgcgAAGATTGTGGCAGCGATGAACCCTGCGAACATCATCCAACAAAAGTTAAGAAAA CAATCAAACCAGGCCACCATCCTGTCAAACGGCGCGGTGTGACCAGTGTAACTAAATGCCACAAGTGCAATGGAACtggcattatttttatcg GCAAAGACGAGGATAAACTAAATTCCGGGATCAGTTCGCTCGCCAAGTGTGGTGGCTGCAAGGCGACAGGTCGAGTCACCATTGGAA GTGGAAAACAAAACAGTCAGAACCAGCCCGAAAAACCTTTTCATTGTAATGTTTGCGACGGGACGTTTTCTCGTTACTCATCTCTCTGGTCTCATAAGCGACTTCATTCTGGCGACAAACCATTCAAATGTGAAGTATGTGGTTTGGCATTTGCAAAAG CtgcgtatttgaaaaatcacggacgTGTTCATACTGGAGAAAAACCATTTAAGTGTACTGTTTGTGGAATGCAATTTTCACAGAGTCCGCatttaaaaaatcacgaaCGAATTCATTCAGGCGAACGACCTTATCAGTGTGAAGTTTGTGAAAAAACATTCGCAAGGCATTCTACCCTGTGGAATCACAGGAGGATTCACACTGGAGAAAAACCTTATCGATGTAATATTTGTGGTTCCGCATTCAATCAGGCTACGCATCTAAAAAATCATGCTAAAGTTCATACAGGTGAAAAGCCACACAG atgCGACATTTGCGAGATTGGGTTCTCAGACCGTTTTGCATTAAAGCGACATCGCGCGATTCATGAAAAGTACGGTCAAACTGCGCGAAATCAGAACAGCAACAATGCTAACAGTGCCCAACAGGCAAACACTAGTaatcagcaacaacagcagcaacaacagcagcagcagcagcaacaacaacagcagcagcagcaacaacaacagcagcaacagcaacaacagcaacaagcTCAACAACAAGGACCTCCAGCCCAGCAAGTGGTTGTTGTTAATTCTGCAACACCTGTGACAGTTAGTCAGGGGCAAGGTCAAGGTCAGAGTCAAGGTCAGGCGGTAATGTTAGACGAGGTTTACAAATGCCAGGTGGCCTTCCCAGAGCCGAAAtga
- the LOC105686814 gene encoding fibroblast growth factor receptor-like 1 isoform X1: protein MHLGFNLLIALSLSIWTLALIQQESDFSILSLLTYWPEADGQKELEALGSESRKDTNTNTIHNARGGIIQAWTGKRFQMKCHSINHHSIHRQHQWHFLPCGPGYNRQSCKILRSSLTTDTEWQVVQSQSLLDELVLESPMEKDNGLYKCSTIRHDGTLKVLRMFQLEVNDGTVHVPKIVEGPWNVSVVYYGRQQKISLQCRVTSSVQPKIVWFRRLDIIPTTGREDLIIYKNAGWKMLPSNQIYLDDQLYLSKLSFDQLNLDDSGYYACLAINYKGWTMQEAHLKVYLPLNSTPLIAIGRNDQWIGLKFFSLFLIPACLALVPASAWLCYLYHKPRNKQNVPFVS, encoded by the exons ATGCACCTTGGGTTCAACTTATTAATAGCCCTATCTCTGAGTATCTGGACATTGGCCCTAATTCAGCAAGAATCTGATTTTTCCA TTTTGTCATTGCTAACATATTGGCCCGAAGCAGATGGCCAGAAAGAACTGGAAGCATTGGGTTCTGAAAGTCGAAAGGACACCAACACCAATACTATCCACAATGCAAGAGGTGGGATCATCCAGGCATGGACTGGCAAGAGATTCCAAATGAAATGTCATTCAATTAATCACCATTCCATTCATCGTCAACATCAATGgcattttttg CCATGCGGTCCAGGCTATAACCGTCAGTCTTGTAAAATTCTGAGAAGCAGTCTCACAACCGATACAGAATGGCAAGTAGTGCAAAGTCAGAGTCTGTTAGATGAATTGGTTTTAGAGTCACCGATGGAAAAAGACAATGGTCTGTACAAGTGTAGCACGATTAGACACGATGGTACCCTTAAAGTACTAAGAATGTTTCAACTGGAAGTGAAtg ATGGAACGGTTCACGTGCCAAAAATAGTAGAGGGTCCATGGAACGTTAGTGTAGTTTACTATGGCAGGCAACAGAAAATATCTCTTCAGTGCAGGGTAACTTCCAGCGTACAACCAAAGATTGTCTGGTTTCGAAGACTCGACATTATTCCTACTACCGGACGAGAAGATTTGATCATTTACAAAAACGCTGGATGGAAGATGTTACCCAGCAACCAGATATATCTCGATgatcaattatatttatcaaaGCTCAGTTTTGATCAGCTTAATCTAGATGATTCTGGTTACTACGCATGTCTTGCAATAAACTACAAGGGATGGACGATGCAGGAAGCTCACTTAAAAGTGTACCTTCCCTTAAATTCGACTCCTCTCATCGCTATAGGACGAAATGACCAGTGGATAGGATTGAAATTCTTTAGTCTATTTCTAATTCCAGCATGTCTTGCTTTAGTACCCGCATCTGCTTGGTTGTGTTACTTGTATCACAAGCCTCGGAACAAACAGAACGTACCATTTGTTAGCTGA
- the LOC105686883 gene encoding zinc finger protein ZFP2-like isoform X3, producing MALESNGSNVVWLSSSRPDQIQQHVIKEDPLQIEAAEEQRHLQQQQHRYQRSLIKIPNQQNQQIGQPVKCSMFTQTEQTNSFTQTEQSNSSYSDQRQQSTMFDPQQIQQQQAPQGQQSQQQQSQQMYVTGTEKKEDKSQPSATAEFPFYYNVNMLQKVQTNAVSTIGAITTDDKGCYRFDVQPVGYNTLLNQMSIAAATNATFKCDICGLVFGHMSLLNHHKRIHNTTPSNLQQQPQQVVQAPTTVTVASTQDRPYTCDVCGACFALPGELKSHKTNMHQKPKIQICEDCGSDEPCEHHPTKVKKTIKPGHHPVKRRGVTSVTKCHKCNGTGIIFIGGKQNSQNQPEKPFHCNVCDGTFSRYSSLWSHKRLHSGDKPFKCEVCGLAFAKAAYLKNHGRVHTGEKPFKCTVCGMQFSQSPHLKNHERIHSGERPYQCEVCEKTFARHSTLWNHRRIHTGEKPYRCNICGSAFNQATHLKNHAKVHTGEKPHRCDICEIGFSDRFALKRHRAIHEKYGQTARNQNSNNANSAQQANTSNQQQQQQQQQQQQQQQQQQQQQQQQQQQQQQQAQQQGPPAQQVVVVNSATPVTVSQGQGQGQSQGQAVMLDEVYKCQVAFPEPK from the exons ATGGCCCTGGAATCAAATGGTAGCAACGTCGTGTGGTTAAGCTCATCACGGCCCGATCAGATACAGCAG CACGTGATAAAGGAAGATCCGCTACAAATCGAGGCAGCTGAAGAGCAGCGTCAcctacaacaacaacagcacaGGTACCAACGAAGTCTGATTAAAATTCCAAATCAACAGAATCAACAAATTGGACAACCGGTCAAGTGTTCCATGTTCACTCAGACTGAACAAACCAATAGTTTTACACAAACAGAGCAGAGCAACTCCAGCTATAGTGATCAGCGACAG CAATCCACGATGTTTGACCCACAACAAATCCAACAACAGCAAGCTCCCCAGGGTCAGCAGtctcagcagcagcagtctCAACAGATGTACGTGACTGgaactgaaaaaaaggaagacaaGTCCCAGCCATCTGCTACGGCGGAATTTCCATTTTACTACAATGTCAACATGCTTCAGAAGGTTCAAACGAACGCAGTAAGCACAATCGGCGCTATTACAACTGATGATAAAGGCTGTTATCGGTTTGACGTGCAACCTGTGGGTTATAATACCTTGCTGAATCAAATGAGTATAGCTGCGGCAACGAACGCAACTTTCAAGTGTGACATTTGTGGACTAGTTTTTGGTCATATGAGTTTATTAAATCATCATAAAAGAATCCACAATACAACACCAAGCAACCTACAACAACAACCACAGCAAGTAGTCCAAGCGCCAACAACCGTTACAGTGGCAAGCACTCAGGATCGGCCTTACACTTGTGACGTGTGCGGTGCGTGCTTTGCTCTCCCTGGAGAATTGAAAAGCCACAAAACAAACATGCATCAAAAgcctaaaattcaaatttgcgAAGATTGTGGCAGCGATGAACCCTGCGAACATCATCCAACAAAAGTTAAGAAAA CAATCAAACCAGGCCACCATCCTGTCAAACGGCGCGGTGTGACCAGTGTAACTAAATGCCACAAGTGCAATGGAACtggcattatttttatcg GTGGAAAACAAAACAGTCAGAACCAGCCCGAAAAACCTTTTCATTGTAATGTTTGCGACGGGACGTTTTCTCGTTACTCATCTCTCTGGTCTCATAAGCGACTTCATTCTGGCGACAAACCATTCAAATGTGAAGTATGTGGTTTGGCATTTGCAAAAG CtgcgtatttgaaaaatcacggacgTGTTCATACTGGAGAAAAACCATTTAAGTGTACTGTTTGTGGAATGCAATTTTCACAGAGTCCGCatttaaaaaatcacgaaCGAATTCATTCAGGCGAACGACCTTATCAGTGTGAAGTTTGTGAAAAAACATTCGCAAGGCATTCTACCCTGTGGAATCACAGGAGGATTCACACTGGAGAAAAACCTTATCGATGTAATATTTGTGGTTCCGCATTCAATCAGGCTACGCATCTAAAAAATCATGCTAAAGTTCATACAGGTGAAAAGCCACACAG atgCGACATTTGCGAGATTGGGTTCTCAGACCGTTTTGCATTAAAGCGACATCGCGCGATTCATGAAAAGTACGGTCAAACTGCGCGAAATCAGAACAGCAACAATGCTAACAGTGCCCAACAGGCAAACACTAGTaatcagcaacaacagcagcaacaacagcagcagcagcagcaacaacaacagcagcagcagcaacaacaacagcagcaacagcaacaacagcaacaagcTCAACAACAAGGACCTCCAGCCCAGCAAGTGGTTGTTGTTAATTCTGCAACACCTGTGACAGTTAGTCAGGGGCAAGGTCAAGGTCAGAGTCAAGGTCAGGCGGTAATGTTAGACGAGGTTTACAAATGCCAGGTGGCCTTCCCAGAGCCGAAAtga
- the LOC105686814 gene encoding fibroblast growth factor receptor-like 1 isoform X2 — MHLGFNLLIALSLSIWTLALIQQESDFSNGQKELEALGSESRKDTNTNTIHNARGGIIQAWTGKRFQMKCHSINHHSIHRQHQWHFLPCGPGYNRQSCKILRSSLTTDTEWQVVQSQSLLDELVLESPMEKDNGLYKCSTIRHDGTLKVLRMFQLEVNDGTVHVPKIVEGPWNVSVVYYGRQQKISLQCRVTSSVQPKIVWFRRLDIIPTTGREDLIIYKNAGWKMLPSNQIYLDDQLYLSKLSFDQLNLDDSGYYACLAINYKGWTMQEAHLKVYLPLNSTPLIAIGRNDQWIGLKFFSLFLIPACLALVPASAWLCYLYHKPRNKQNVPFVS; from the exons ATGCACCTTGGGTTCAACTTATTAATAGCCCTATCTCTGAGTATCTGGACATTGGCCCTAATTCAGCAAGAATCTGATTTTTCCA ATGGCCAGAAAGAACTGGAAGCATTGGGTTCTGAAAGTCGAAAGGACACCAACACCAATACTATCCACAATGCAAGAGGTGGGATCATCCAGGCATGGACTGGCAAGAGATTCCAAATGAAATGTCATTCAATTAATCACCATTCCATTCATCGTCAACATCAATGgcattttttg CCATGCGGTCCAGGCTATAACCGTCAGTCTTGTAAAATTCTGAGAAGCAGTCTCACAACCGATACAGAATGGCAAGTAGTGCAAAGTCAGAGTCTGTTAGATGAATTGGTTTTAGAGTCACCGATGGAAAAAGACAATGGTCTGTACAAGTGTAGCACGATTAGACACGATGGTACCCTTAAAGTACTAAGAATGTTTCAACTGGAAGTGAAtg ATGGAACGGTTCACGTGCCAAAAATAGTAGAGGGTCCATGGAACGTTAGTGTAGTTTACTATGGCAGGCAACAGAAAATATCTCTTCAGTGCAGGGTAACTTCCAGCGTACAACCAAAGATTGTCTGGTTTCGAAGACTCGACATTATTCCTACTACCGGACGAGAAGATTTGATCATTTACAAAAACGCTGGATGGAAGATGTTACCCAGCAACCAGATATATCTCGATgatcaattatatttatcaaaGCTCAGTTTTGATCAGCTTAATCTAGATGATTCTGGTTACTACGCATGTCTTGCAATAAACTACAAGGGATGGACGATGCAGGAAGCTCACTTAAAAGTGTACCTTCCCTTAAATTCGACTCCTCTCATCGCTATAGGACGAAATGACCAGTGGATAGGATTGAAATTCTTTAGTCTATTTCTAATTCCAGCATGTCTTGCTTTAGTACCCGCATCTGCTTGGTTGTGTTACTTGTATCACAAGCCTCGGAACAAACAGAACGTACCATTTGTTAGCTGA
- the LOC105686883 gene encoding zinc finger protein 665-like isoform X4 — MFTQTEQTNSFTQTEQSNSSYSDQRQQSTMFDPQQIQQQQAPQGQQSQQQQSQQMYVTGTEKKEDKSQPSATAEFPFYYNVNMLQKVQTNAVSTIGAITTDDKGCYRFDVQPVGYNTLLNQMSIAAATNATFKCDICGLVFGHMSLLNHHKRIHNTTPSNLQQQPQQVVQAPTTVTVASTQDRPYTCDVCGACFALPGELKSHKTNMHQKPKIQICEDCGSDEPCEHHPTKVKKTIKPGHHPVKRRGVTSVTKCHKCNGTGIIFIGKDEDKLNSGISSLAKCGGCKATGRVTIGSGKQNSQNQPEKPFHCNVCDGTFSRYSSLWSHKRLHSGDKPFKCEVCGLAFAKAAYLKNHGRVHTGEKPFKCTVCGMQFSQSPHLKNHERIHSGERPYQCEVCEKTFARHSTLWNHRRIHTGEKPYRCNICGSAFNQATHLKNHAKVHTGEKPHRCDICEIGFSDRFALKRHRAIHEKYGQTARNQNSNNANSAQQANTSNQQQQQQQQQQQQQQQQQQQQQQQQQQQQQQQAQQQGPPAQQVVVVNSATPVTVSQGQGQGQSQGQAVMLDEVYKCQVAFPEPK, encoded by the exons ATGTTCACTCAGACTGAACAAACCAATAGTTTTACACAAACAGAGCAGAGCAACTCCAGCTATAGTGATCAGCGACAG CAATCCACGATGTTTGACCCACAACAAATCCAACAACAGCAAGCTCCCCAGGGTCAGCAGtctcagcagcagcagtctCAACAGATGTACGTGACTGgaactgaaaaaaaggaagacaaGTCCCAGCCATCTGCTACGGCGGAATTTCCATTTTACTACAATGTCAACATGCTTCAGAAGGTTCAAACGAACGCAGTAAGCACAATCGGCGCTATTACAACTGATGATAAAGGCTGTTATCGGTTTGACGTGCAACCTGTGGGTTATAATACCTTGCTGAATCAAATGAGTATAGCTGCGGCAACGAACGCAACTTTCAAGTGTGACATTTGTGGACTAGTTTTTGGTCATATGAGTTTATTAAATCATCATAAAAGAATCCACAATACAACACCAAGCAACCTACAACAACAACCACAGCAAGTAGTCCAAGCGCCAACAACCGTTACAGTGGCAAGCACTCAGGATCGGCCTTACACTTGTGACGTGTGCGGTGCGTGCTTTGCTCTCCCTGGAGAATTGAAAAGCCACAAAACAAACATGCATCAAAAgcctaaaattcaaatttgcgAAGATTGTGGCAGCGATGAACCCTGCGAACATCATCCAACAAAAGTTAAGAAAA CAATCAAACCAGGCCACCATCCTGTCAAACGGCGCGGTGTGACCAGTGTAACTAAATGCCACAAGTGCAATGGAACtggcattatttttatcg GCAAAGACGAGGATAAACTAAATTCCGGGATCAGTTCGCTCGCCAAGTGTGGTGGCTGCAAGGCGACAGGTCGAGTCACCATTGGAA GTGGAAAACAAAACAGTCAGAACCAGCCCGAAAAACCTTTTCATTGTAATGTTTGCGACGGGACGTTTTCTCGTTACTCATCTCTCTGGTCTCATAAGCGACTTCATTCTGGCGACAAACCATTCAAATGTGAAGTATGTGGTTTGGCATTTGCAAAAG CtgcgtatttgaaaaatcacggacgTGTTCATACTGGAGAAAAACCATTTAAGTGTACTGTTTGTGGAATGCAATTTTCACAGAGTCCGCatttaaaaaatcacgaaCGAATTCATTCAGGCGAACGACCTTATCAGTGTGAAGTTTGTGAAAAAACATTCGCAAGGCATTCTACCCTGTGGAATCACAGGAGGATTCACACTGGAGAAAAACCTTATCGATGTAATATTTGTGGTTCCGCATTCAATCAGGCTACGCATCTAAAAAATCATGCTAAAGTTCATACAGGTGAAAAGCCACACAG atgCGACATTTGCGAGATTGGGTTCTCAGACCGTTTTGCATTAAAGCGACATCGCGCGATTCATGAAAAGTACGGTCAAACTGCGCGAAATCAGAACAGCAACAATGCTAACAGTGCCCAACAGGCAAACACTAGTaatcagcaacaacagcagcaacaacagcagcagcagcagcaacaacaacagcagcagcagcaacaacaacagcagcaacagcaacaacagcaacaagcTCAACAACAAGGACCTCCAGCCCAGCAAGTGGTTGTTGTTAATTCTGCAACACCTGTGACAGTTAGTCAGGGGCAAGGTCAAGGTCAGAGTCAAGGTCAGGCGGTAATGTTAGACGAGGTTTACAAATGCCAGGTGGCCTTCCCAGAGCCGAAAtga
- the LOC105686885 gene encoding tetraspanin-33-like — MNNRRRTNNFTYVSSCVKYMIFMLNFVFWLFGGLLIGVGLYAFVDKWQATGSVRVENLYDVVLNISLVMVIAGGVVFIVSFAGCVGALRENTCLLKFYSLCLLVFFLLEMGVAIVGFVFPHTLQSLLEESFTDKIIQTYREDPDLQNFIDFGQQEFRCCGLSQEGYMDWGKNEYFNCSSPSVEHCGVPFSCCMNATDISSGLVNIMCGYKVQLLPVSEASKKVWTSGCIEIVRSWAERNLYTIAGIALGIALSQLFVIYLAKTLEGQIELQKSRWQS; from the exons ATGAATAATCGTCGACGTACCAATAACTTCACATATGTGAGCTCATGTGTAAAATACATGATCTTCATGCTGAACTTTGTATTCTGG CTGTTTGGTGGTCTTCTGATAGGTGTTGGCCTCTATGCATTTGTTGACAAATGGCAGGCGACTGGCTCTGTGAGAGTAGAAAATCTTTATGACGTGGTCCTAAATATTTCACTGGTTATGGTAATCGCTGGCGGAGTTGTCTTCATCGTCAGCTTTGCAGGATGTGTCGGAGCCCTTCGAGAAAACACCTGTCTCCTTAAATTC tATTCTTTATGTCTGTTGGTCTTCTTCCTATTGGAAATGGGAGTTGCAATAGTCGGCTTTGTTTTTCCACACACTTTACAATCATTGTTAGAAGAATCTTTCaccgataaaataattcaaacttATCGGGAAGACCCAGATCTACAAAACTTCATAGATTTTGGTCAACAGGAG TTCAGATGCTGTGGACTCAGTCAAGAAGGTTACATGGACTGGGGCAAGAACGAGTACTTCAACTGTTCTAGTCCGAGTGTAGAGCATTGCGGAGTACCATTTTCCTGCTGTATGAACGCCACAGATATTTCT AGTGGCCTGGTCAACATAATGTGCGGTTACAAGGTGCAACTGTTGCCAGTTTCAGAAGCCAGTAAGAAAGTATGGACGAGTGGATGCATAGAGATAGTTCGTAGTTGGGCAGAGCGTAATTTGTATACAATAGCTGGAATAGCTTTGGGTATAGCATTAAGTCAGctatttgtaatttatttggCTAAGACGTTAGAGGGACAGATTGAGTTGCAAAAGTCACGCTGGCAGTCCTGA
- the LOC105686883 gene encoding zinc finger protein 260-like isoform X2, whose translation MRYKLNNIDGIVQHVIKEDPLQIEAAEEQRHLQQQQHRYQRSLIKIPNQQNQQIGQPVKCSMFTQTEQTNSFTQTEQSNSSYSDQRQQSTMFDPQQIQQQQAPQGQQSQQQQSQQMYVTGTEKKEDKSQPSATAEFPFYYNVNMLQKVQTNAVSTIGAITTDDKGCYRFDVQPVGYNTLLNQMSIAAATNATFKCDICGLVFGHMSLLNHHKRIHNTTPSNLQQQPQQVVQAPTTVTVASTQDRPYTCDVCGACFALPGELKSHKTNMHQKPKIQICEDCGSDEPCEHHPTKVKKTIKPGHHPVKRRGVTSVTKCHKCNGTGIIFIGKDEDKLNSGISSLAKCGGCKATGRVTIGSGKQNSQNQPEKPFHCNVCDGTFSRYSSLWSHKRLHSGDKPFKCEVCGLAFAKAAYLKNHGRVHTGEKPFKCTVCGMQFSQSPHLKNHERIHSGERPYQCEVCEKTFARHSTLWNHRRIHTGEKPYRCNICGSAFNQATHLKNHAKVHTGEKPHRCDICEIGFSDRFALKRHRAIHEKYGQTARNQNSNNANSAQQANTSNQQQQQQQQQQQQQQQQQQQQQQQQQQQQQQQAQQQGPPAQQVVVVNSATPVTVSQGQGQGQSQGQAVMLDEVYKCQVAFPEPK comes from the exons ATGAGATATAAATTGAACAATATTGATGGTATTGTACAGCACGTGATAAAGGAAGATCCGCTACAAATCGAGGCAGCTGAAGAGCAGCGTCAcctacaacaacaacagcacaGGTACCAACGAAGTCTGATTAAAATTCCAAATCAACAGAATCAACAAATTGGACAACCGGTCAAGTGTTCCATGTTCACTCAGACTGAACAAACCAATAGTTTTACACAAACAGAGCAGAGCAACTCCAGCTATAGTGATCAGCGACAG CAATCCACGATGTTTGACCCACAACAAATCCAACAACAGCAAGCTCCCCAGGGTCAGCAGtctcagcagcagcagtctCAACAGATGTACGTGACTGgaactgaaaaaaaggaagacaaGTCCCAGCCATCTGCTACGGCGGAATTTCCATTTTACTACAATGTCAACATGCTTCAGAAGGTTCAAACGAACGCAGTAAGCACAATCGGCGCTATTACAACTGATGATAAAGGCTGTTATCGGTTTGACGTGCAACCTGTGGGTTATAATACCTTGCTGAATCAAATGAGTATAGCTGCGGCAACGAACGCAACTTTCAAGTGTGACATTTGTGGACTAGTTTTTGGTCATATGAGTTTATTAAATCATCATAAAAGAATCCACAATACAACACCAAGCAACCTACAACAACAACCACAGCAAGTAGTCCAAGCGCCAACAACCGTTACAGTGGCAAGCACTCAGGATCGGCCTTACACTTGTGACGTGTGCGGTGCGTGCTTTGCTCTCCCTGGAGAATTGAAAAGCCACAAAACAAACATGCATCAAAAgcctaaaattcaaatttgcgAAGATTGTGGCAGCGATGAACCCTGCGAACATCATCCAACAAAAGTTAAGAAAA CAATCAAACCAGGCCACCATCCTGTCAAACGGCGCGGTGTGACCAGTGTAACTAAATGCCACAAGTGCAATGGAACtggcattatttttatcg GCAAAGACGAGGATAAACTAAATTCCGGGATCAGTTCGCTCGCCAAGTGTGGTGGCTGCAAGGCGACAGGTCGAGTCACCATTGGAA GTGGAAAACAAAACAGTCAGAACCAGCCCGAAAAACCTTTTCATTGTAATGTTTGCGACGGGACGTTTTCTCGTTACTCATCTCTCTGGTCTCATAAGCGACTTCATTCTGGCGACAAACCATTCAAATGTGAAGTATGTGGTTTGGCATTTGCAAAAG CtgcgtatttgaaaaatcacggacgTGTTCATACTGGAGAAAAACCATTTAAGTGTACTGTTTGTGGAATGCAATTTTCACAGAGTCCGCatttaaaaaatcacgaaCGAATTCATTCAGGCGAACGACCTTATCAGTGTGAAGTTTGTGAAAAAACATTCGCAAGGCATTCTACCCTGTGGAATCACAGGAGGATTCACACTGGAGAAAAACCTTATCGATGTAATATTTGTGGTTCCGCATTCAATCAGGCTACGCATCTAAAAAATCATGCTAAAGTTCATACAGGTGAAAAGCCACACAG atgCGACATTTGCGAGATTGGGTTCTCAGACCGTTTTGCATTAAAGCGACATCGCGCGATTCATGAAAAGTACGGTCAAACTGCGCGAAATCAGAACAGCAACAATGCTAACAGTGCCCAACAGGCAAACACTAGTaatcagcaacaacagcagcaacaacagcagcagcagcagcaacaacaacagcagcagcagcaacaacaacagcagcaacagcaacaacagcaacaagcTCAACAACAAGGACCTCCAGCCCAGCAAGTGGTTGTTGTTAATTCTGCAACACCTGTGACAGTTAGTCAGGGGCAAGGTCAAGGTCAGAGTCAAGGTCAGGCGGTAATGTTAGACGAGGTTTACAAATGCCAGGTGGCCTTCCCAGAGCCGAAAtga